The Planococcus liqunii genome includes a region encoding these proteins:
- a CDS encoding NAD(P)-dependent alcohol dehydrogenase: protein MKIQAAVTHGLGEEFKFEEVELGEPKDHEVLVKIVASGVCHTDAVARDLGLSPFPAVLGHEGSGVVEKVGSAVTSIEAGDHVVLSFAYCGHCENCLTGHPTVCLNFNELNFGGKMQDGTNRIHHHDHAVSTFFGQSSFGTFAVTNERNVVKVDKEVDLTLLGPLGCGIQTGAGTVLNRIKPEFGSSIAVFGSGAVGLSAVMAAKIAGCLNIIAVDIHDNRLELAKELGATHTLNGKIVDVVNEIKEITGGGTHYAVETTGVPPVVKQAIHSLRPLGSCAIVGVTPEITFDVHNDIMAEGKTVMGVIEGDSIPQVFIPQLVAYYKRGMFPFDKLTKVYEFEQLNEAFEDSKNGSTIKPIVKIGQ from the coding sequence ATGAAGATTCAAGCAGCGGTAACACATGGGTTAGGAGAAGAGTTTAAGTTTGAGGAAGTGGAACTGGGCGAACCGAAAGACCATGAAGTGCTTGTAAAAATAGTCGCTTCAGGGGTTTGCCATACGGATGCCGTGGCAAGAGACCTTGGATTGTCTCCTTTCCCCGCGGTCCTTGGCCACGAAGGATCTGGGGTTGTGGAAAAAGTCGGGTCAGCAGTGACTTCGATTGAAGCCGGGGACCATGTTGTGCTGTCATTTGCCTACTGCGGACACTGTGAAAACTGCCTGACGGGACATCCTACGGTTTGCCTGAACTTTAATGAGCTGAATTTCGGCGGCAAGATGCAGGACGGCACAAACCGGATTCATCACCATGACCACGCCGTTTCCACTTTTTTTGGCCAATCGTCTTTCGGCACGTTCGCCGTGACGAATGAACGGAACGTCGTGAAAGTCGACAAAGAAGTCGATTTGACTTTGCTTGGTCCGCTTGGCTGCGGCATCCAGACAGGCGCTGGGACCGTACTGAACCGCATAAAGCCCGAATTCGGTTCGTCGATCGCCGTCTTTGGCAGCGGGGCTGTCGGATTGAGTGCGGTAATGGCAGCGAAAATTGCCGGCTGCCTCAACATCATTGCGGTCGACATCCATGACAACCGACTGGAACTTGCCAAAGAACTGGGTGCTACGCATACATTGAACGGAAAAATTGTGGATGTCGTCAACGAAATCAAAGAAATTACGGGCGGCGGCACACATTACGCAGTAGAGACGACCGGTGTCCCTCCGGTTGTGAAACAAGCCATCCATTCATTGCGTCCTCTCGGTTCCTGTGCCATTGTCGGAGTGACACCGGAAATCACGTTTGATGTCCACAACGACATTATGGCGGAAGGCAAAACGGTGATGGGCGTCATCGAAGGCGATTCAATTCCGCAAGTCTTCATTCCCCAACTCGTCGCTTATTACAAACGCGGCATGTTCCCTTTTGACAAGCTGACTAAAGTGTATGAGTTCGAACAGCTTAACGAAGCGTTCGAGGACTCCAAAAATGGCTCGACCATCAAACCGATTGTGAAAATCGGCCAATAA
- a CDS encoding DMT family transporter, which translates to MNLHWILVIAAGIIEILWATGLKYANSWMEWVGVAVLIYISFVVLLKALEKVPVATAYAVFTGIGTAGTVIVEMVVFGEPFSWTKVFFISMLLAGVLGLKLVTADPEKKEEVI; encoded by the coding sequence ATGAATTTGCATTGGATACTCGTCATCGCAGCGGGCATTATTGAAATATTATGGGCGACCGGATTGAAATACGCGAACTCATGGATGGAATGGGTAGGCGTCGCAGTCCTCATTTACATTTCATTCGTCGTACTTTTAAAAGCGCTGGAAAAAGTGCCGGTCGCTACAGCATATGCGGTATTTACAGGCATCGGGACCGCCGGGACGGTCATCGTGGAAATGGTCGTTTTCGGCGAACCGTTCAGCTGGACAAAAGTGTTTTTCATCAGTATGCTGCTGGCAGGCGTTCTCGGACTGAAACTCGTTACTGCAGATCCCGAAAAGAAAGAAGAGGTAATTTAA
- a CDS encoding TetR/AcrR family transcriptional regulator, which yields MTVNQLKEAALNRFAEHGYEGTSMAHIAEAVGIKKQSIYAHFKGKDELFLQVSNDVVENELASITEFIEQNQTKPIKEFLYDFLVHHKIRYEQNADTKFWLRNSFFPPGHLYDEVMEKVYLYLDTLEEQLEPILENAIKEGQLDASIDVKRATAAFLGVLDGIFVEMLYGGPERLTKRLDASWHFYWRGISKV from the coding sequence ATGACAGTCAACCAATTAAAAGAAGCGGCTTTAAACCGCTTTGCTGAACATGGCTACGAAGGAACCTCGATGGCGCATATTGCCGAAGCAGTCGGCATCAAAAAGCAATCGATCTACGCCCACTTTAAAGGGAAAGACGAATTGTTCCTTCAGGTGTCGAACGACGTAGTAGAAAACGAACTCGCTTCTATTACGGAATTCATCGAACAAAACCAGACTAAACCAATCAAAGAATTTCTGTACGATTTTCTCGTGCACCACAAAATCCGCTACGAACAAAATGCCGATACGAAGTTCTGGCTGCGCAATTCCTTTTTCCCGCCTGGGCATTTGTACGACGAAGTGATGGAAAAAGTCTATCTGTATCTTGATACGCTCGAAGAACAGCTGGAGCCAATTCTGGAAAACGCAATAAAAGAAGGGCAGCTTGATGCATCAATCGATGTAAAGCGGGCGACGGCCGCGTTCCTGGGCGTACTGGACGGGATTTTTGTGGAAATGCTGTACGGCGGACCGGAGCGGCTGACTAAAAGATTGGATGCTTCCTGGCATTTCTATTGGCGCGGGATATCGAAAGTTTAA
- the hemL gene encoding glutamate-1-semialdehyde 2,1-aminomutase, with translation MGYENSIAAFTEAKKLMPGGVNSPVRAFKSVNMDPIFMASGSGATITDIDGNTYIDYVLSWGPLILGHSHPDVVKAIQEVAVSGTSFGAPTLLENELAKLVMERVPSIEMVRMVSSGTEATMSALRVARGYTGRNKILKFEGCYHGHADSLLIKAGSGVATLGLPDSPGVPASVAANTITVPYNDLESVRMAFKEFGDDIAAVIVEPVAGNMGVVPPKEGFLQELRNLTTEFGTILIFDEVMTGFRVGYNCAQGHFGVTPDMTCLGKVIGGGLPVGAFGGKREIMQQVAPSGSIYQAGTLSGNPLAMTAGYETLSRLNEETYETFVQRGDQLEAGFRAAAEKYNIPHTVNRAGSMIGFFFTNEDVVDFDSAKTSDTELFADYYRLMAEEGIFLPPSQFEGMFLSAAHTEAHIAKTVEAFHTVFAKLAR, from the coding sequence ATGGGATACGAAAATTCGATTGCAGCATTCACAGAAGCGAAAAAATTAATGCCGGGCGGAGTCAATTCGCCGGTCCGTGCATTCAAATCCGTTAACATGGACCCGATTTTCATGGCATCCGGCAGCGGCGCAACGATTACGGACATCGACGGCAACACTTACATCGACTACGTCTTGTCTTGGGGACCGCTGATTTTGGGCCATTCCCATCCGGACGTTGTCAAAGCGATCCAGGAAGTGGCTGTATCCGGAACAAGTTTCGGCGCACCGACTTTACTTGAAAATGAACTTGCGAAACTTGTAATGGAACGTGTTCCTTCTATTGAAATGGTGCGCATGGTGTCTTCCGGTACGGAAGCGACGATGAGTGCATTGCGCGTGGCGCGCGGCTATACCGGCCGGAATAAAATCCTGAAATTCGAAGGCTGCTACCACGGCCATGCGGATAGCTTGCTGATCAAAGCAGGTTCTGGCGTTGCGACGCTCGGATTGCCGGATTCCCCAGGAGTTCCGGCATCGGTTGCGGCAAACACGATCACGGTTCCTTACAACGACTTGGAAAGTGTGCGTATGGCGTTCAAAGAGTTCGGCGACGATATCGCGGCTGTCATTGTAGAGCCGGTTGCCGGCAACATGGGCGTCGTGCCGCCGAAAGAAGGTTTCCTTCAAGAACTGCGCAATTTGACGACCGAATTCGGAACGATCTTGATCTTTGATGAAGTCATGACCGGTTTCCGTGTCGGCTACAACTGTGCACAAGGCCATTTCGGCGTCACGCCGGATATGACCTGCCTTGGAAAAGTCATCGGCGGCGGCCTTCCGGTCGGCGCATTCGGCGGCAAACGCGAAATCATGCAGCAAGTGGCGCCAAGCGGATCAATTTACCAGGCAGGCACCCTGTCCGGCAACCCACTAGCCATGACTGCAGGCTATGAAACTTTATCCCGTTTAAATGAAGAAACGTACGAAACTTTCGTCCAGCGCGGCGATCAGCTTGAAGCCGGTTTCCGTGCAGCAGCTGAGAAATACAACATTCCGCACACGGTGAACCGCGCCGGTTCGATGATTGGCTTCTTCTTCACGAATGAAGACGTCGTCGACTTCGATTCAGCAAAAACATCGGACACGGAACTGTTTGCAGACTACTACCGCTTGATGGCGGAAGAAGGCATTTTCCTGCCGCCTTCCCAGTTCGAGGGCATGTTCCTGTCAGCAGCGCATACCGAAGCGCATATCGCAAAAACAGTAGAAGCTTTCCATACCGTATTTGCGAAATTAGCGAGATAA
- a CDS encoding ATP-grasp domain-containing protein: protein MIVLYDTADAVRNAGFIQELQKFGEFRLVQCNDWTEEGLLGLAETLQGQLVLFRVRCPEAARFLEDRGVFLVNRAEVNRVANDKWQSFQLMQLLGVPVIPTYREAQAFPCVVKTADGHGGTEVAIVESLDEIPFESESLVFQPVVDHTADVRAYVIGNEVVGAVKRSSVDGFKANYSLGGSAEKYLLSAAQEQDVLKIARALNGDYIGVDFLLLPDGLHAFNEIEDPVGARSFYETHDENIAELLVEHLRKIEKERPFRPKEK, encoded by the coding sequence ATGATTGTTTTGTATGACACTGCAGATGCGGTGCGCAATGCCGGGTTTATCCAGGAGCTGCAGAAGTTCGGGGAATTCCGGCTCGTGCAGTGTAACGATTGGACAGAAGAGGGTTTATTGGGTTTAGCGGAGACTCTTCAAGGCCAGCTTGTGCTGTTTCGGGTGCGCTGTCCGGAAGCTGCGCGCTTTTTGGAAGACCGCGGTGTGTTTCTTGTCAACCGGGCAGAAGTGAACCGTGTGGCCAATGACAAATGGCAAAGCTTTCAACTGATGCAGCTGCTCGGCGTGCCAGTGATTCCGACTTACCGGGAAGCGCAGGCATTTCCTTGTGTGGTGAAGACAGCGGACGGGCACGGCGGGACGGAAGTTGCGATTGTGGAATCTTTGGACGAAATTCCGTTTGAGTCGGAATCGCTCGTTTTTCAGCCGGTGGTGGACCATACGGCGGATGTGCGCGCCTATGTCATCGGCAACGAAGTGGTCGGTGCTGTAAAGCGGAGTTCGGTGGATGGGTTCAAAGCGAACTACTCGCTTGGCGGTTCTGCCGAGAAGTACCTGCTTTCCGCGGCACAGGAACAAGATGTGCTGAAAATTGCACGGGCGCTAAACGGCGATTACATCGGCGTGGATTTTTTGCTGCTGCCAGATGGGCTTCATGCGTTCAATGAAATCGAAGATCCGGTCGGTGCGCGATCATTTTATGAAACGCATGATGAAAATATTGCAGAGTTGCTGGTGGAACATTTGAGAAAAATTGAAAAAGAACGGCCGTTTCGGCCGAAAGAGAAATAA
- a CDS encoding DMT family transporter → MAWVYLILAGLFEVVGVIGMNRVVKHKKLSSYAILIGGFIVSFSLLGQAMETLPMGIAYAVWTGIGTVGGTLLGMFVYGESKDWKRIAFIAMIVAAVVGLRLTS, encoded by the coding sequence ATGGCTTGGGTATACTTGATATTAGCCGGCTTGTTTGAAGTAGTAGGCGTGATCGGCATGAACCGTGTCGTCAAACACAAAAAGCTCTCCTCCTATGCGATTTTGATCGGTGGATTCATCGTCAGCTTCAGTTTGCTTGGGCAGGCAATGGAAACCTTGCCGATGGGCATTGCGTATGCGGTCTGGACCGGCATTGGAACGGTAGGCGGCACGCTGCTCGGCATGTTTGTTTACGGCGAATCAAAAGACTGGAAGCGCATCGCCTTTATCGCCATGATTGTTGCAGCGGTCGTCGGGCTGCGTTTGACTTCTTAA
- a CDS encoding valine--tRNA ligase encodes MTEQTPTTPQMPTKYDPQAIEKGRYEWWINNKFFEAKPESGKTPYTIVIPPPNVTGKLHLGHAWDTTLQDIMTRMKRMQGFDALWLPGMDHAGIATQAKVEGKLKEEGKSRYDLGREKFLEESWKWKDEYAGHIREQWSKLGLGLDYSRERFTLDAGLSDAVKEVFVKLYEKKLIYRGKYIINWDPATKTAISDIEVIYKDVQGAFYHMRYPLTDGSGYIEIATTRPETMLGDTAVAVHPKDERYQHLIGKTVTLPIIGREMKIVADDYVDMEFGSGAVKITPAHDPNDFEIGNRHNLERVLVMHEDGTMNENAGKYEGLDRFECRKQIVKDLQDMDVLFKIEEHLHSVGHSERSGAVVEPYLSTQWFVDMKPLAKQAIDLQHGEDGVNFVPDRFEKTYLHWMENIRDWCISRQLWWGHQIPAWYHNETGEIYVGMEAPADAENWTQDEDVLDTWFSSALWPFSTLGWPEDSDELKRYYPTDALVTGYDIIYFWVSRMIFQALEFTEEKPFKDVLIHGLVRDAEGRKMSKSLGNGVDPMDVIAEYGADSLRYFLATASSPGQDLRFSMEKVESIWNFANKIWNASRFALMNMDGMTYEEIDLSGKRSVADSWILTRLNETIEQVTHLAERYEFGEVGRSLYNFIWDDFCDWYIEMAKLPLYGEDEDAKKMTRSVLAYVLDNTMRLLHPFMPFITEEIWQNLPHEGESITVAAWPTVDESLTDQSQSSSMKLLMDIITAVRTIRAEVQSPMSKKVALTISAKDAGIHAVLKENAAYIERFCNPETLTIGESIEAPEKSMSAVVSGAELFMPLEGLIDIDAELARLNKELEKWAKEVKLVQGKLSNERFVSKAPEAVVAEERKKEADYLEKHATVEKRIEELKNL; translated from the coding sequence ATGACTGAACAAACGCCGACAACCCCGCAAATGCCGACGAAGTACGATCCGCAAGCGATTGAAAAAGGCCGCTATGAGTGGTGGATCAACAACAAATTCTTTGAAGCGAAACCCGAAAGCGGCAAAACGCCGTACACGATTGTGATTCCGCCGCCGAACGTAACGGGGAAACTTCACCTGGGCCATGCGTGGGATACAACGCTGCAAGACATCATGACGCGCATGAAGCGCATGCAAGGATTTGACGCTCTATGGCTTCCGGGAATGGACCATGCTGGAATTGCCACGCAGGCAAAAGTAGAAGGCAAATTGAAAGAAGAAGGGAAATCCCGCTACGATTTAGGGCGCGAGAAGTTCCTAGAAGAGTCGTGGAAATGGAAAGATGAGTATGCAGGTCATATTCGTGAACAATGGTCGAAACTGGGCCTTGGACTTGATTATTCCCGCGAACGTTTTACCTTGGATGCCGGCTTGTCGGATGCGGTTAAGGAAGTATTCGTAAAGCTTTACGAAAAGAAACTGATTTACCGCGGCAAGTACATCATCAACTGGGATCCGGCGACGAAAACCGCGATTTCGGATATTGAAGTTATCTACAAAGACGTACAAGGTGCGTTCTACCATATGCGCTACCCGCTGACAGACGGTTCTGGCTATATTGAAATCGCGACAACGCGTCCGGAAACGATGCTTGGCGATACAGCGGTAGCGGTTCACCCGAAAGATGAGCGCTACCAGCATTTGATCGGCAAAACGGTAACATTGCCGATTATCGGCCGCGAAATGAAAATTGTCGCAGACGATTACGTAGACATGGAATTCGGAAGCGGCGCTGTGAAAATTACCCCGGCACACGACCCGAATGACTTTGAAATCGGCAATCGCCACAATTTGGAACGCGTACTGGTTATGCACGAAGACGGCACGATGAACGAAAATGCCGGCAAATACGAGGGGCTCGACCGCTTCGAATGCCGCAAGCAAATCGTTAAAGACTTGCAGGACATGGATGTTTTATTCAAAATCGAAGAGCATCTGCATTCGGTTGGACATTCGGAACGCAGTGGGGCAGTGGTTGAGCCTTATCTGTCGACACAGTGGTTTGTTGACATGAAGCCATTGGCGAAACAGGCGATTGACCTGCAGCACGGCGAAGACGGTGTCAACTTTGTTCCGGACCGTTTTGAAAAAACATACTTGCACTGGATGGAAAACATCCGTGACTGGTGCATTTCGCGCCAACTGTGGTGGGGCCACCAGATTCCGGCTTGGTACCATAATGAAACCGGCGAAATTTACGTAGGAATGGAAGCGCCGGCAGACGCGGAAAACTGGACGCAAGACGAAGACGTACTTGATACGTGGTTCTCTTCCGCATTATGGCCGTTCTCGACACTCGGCTGGCCGGAAGATAGCGATGAGTTGAAACGCTATTACCCGACAGATGCTTTGGTTACCGGCTACGACATCATTTACTTCTGGGTATCGCGCATGATTTTCCAAGCGCTTGAATTCACGGAAGAAAAACCGTTCAAAGACGTATTGATCCACGGCTTGGTGCGCGACGCAGAAGGACGCAAAATGTCGAAATCACTCGGCAACGGCGTTGACCCGATGGACGTTATTGCGGAATACGGAGCGGATTCGCTTCGCTACTTCCTGGCAACCGCTTCAAGCCCAGGGCAGGACCTGCGCTTCTCCATGGAGAAAGTGGAATCCATCTGGAACTTTGCCAATAAAATCTGGAATGCGTCACGCTTTGCGTTGATGAACATGGACGGCATGACTTACGAGGAAATCGATCTTTCCGGCAAGCGCTCTGTTGCTGATTCATGGATCCTAACCCGTTTGAATGAAACCATCGAACAAGTGACGCATCTCGCAGAACGCTACGAGTTCGGTGAAGTGGGCCGCTCGCTTTACAACTTCATCTGGGATGATTTCTGTGACTGGTACATCGAAATGGCGAAACTGCCATTGTACGGCGAAGACGAAGACGCGAAGAAAATGACGCGTTCGGTTCTGGCGTATGTACTCGATAACACGATGCGCCTGTTGCATCCGTTTATGCCATTCATCACCGAAGAAATCTGGCAGAACTTGCCGCACGAAGGCGAATCGATTACAGTTGCTGCTTGGCCGACAGTGGACGAGTCGTTGACCGACCAAAGCCAGTCTTCGAGCATGAAGCTGTTGATGGACATCATCACAGCTGTTCGTACGATCCGCGCAGAAGTTCAGTCGCCGATGAGCAAGAAAGTAGCCTTGACGATTTCCGCAAAAGACGCGGGTATTCATGCGGTTCTTAAAGAGAACGCCGCCTATATCGAACGTTTCTGCAACCCGGAAACTTTGACGATCGGCGAAAGCATCGAAGCACCGGAAAAATCAATGTCCGCCGTTGTATCAGGCGCCGAATTGTTTATGCCGCTTGAAGGCTTGATCGACATTGACGCAGAACTGGCACGCTTGAATAAAGAACTTGAGAAATGGGCAAAAGAAGTGAAACTCGTTCAAGGCAAACTGTCGAACGAACGCTTTGTTTCCAAAGCGCCGGAAGCGGTAGTTGCGGAAGAACGCAAAAAAGAAGCTGACTACCTGGAGAAACACGCCACAGTCGAAAAACGCATCGAAGAGTTGAAAAACCTGTAA
- a CDS encoding ATP-grasp domain-containing protein encodes MTTCWVIYNGSLVSDKFADQAHLVAEAAQRAGVETRIMKNYEILMDLENDAALPDFAVLLDKDILLGYFLKSRGVPVYNDPAIIDLCDNKATQYIQLAASGLPMPRTIIAPKVYPNFSILDSGYFERIIEQLKFPMIIKEGHGSFGMKVYLIEDKAAFYEKVEALRGIDFVFQEFIASSRGRDIRVNIVGGEIVASMYRHSETDFRANITNGGKASPVGLTEIQKQMALDAADAVGAVFAGVDLLFGENEEPLVCEVNAAAHIRNILNVTGVNVADAMIAYILEDLR; translated from the coding sequence ATGACAACATGTTGGGTGATCTATAACGGAAGTTTGGTTTCGGATAAATTCGCGGACCAGGCTCATTTGGTAGCAGAAGCGGCACAACGCGCAGGCGTTGAAACACGTATAATGAAGAATTATGAAATTCTGATGGATCTGGAGAACGATGCAGCGCTGCCCGATTTTGCGGTGCTGCTCGATAAAGACATCCTTCTTGGGTATTTCCTGAAAAGCCGCGGGGTGCCGGTTTACAACGACCCGGCGATTATTGATCTGTGCGACAATAAAGCCACGCAGTACATCCAACTGGCCGCATCGGGACTCCCTATGCCGCGGACGATTATAGCGCCGAAAGTCTACCCGAATTTCTCGATTTTGGACTCCGGCTATTTTGAACGGATTATCGAACAATTGAAGTTTCCGATGATCATTAAAGAAGGCCACGGCTCGTTCGGCATGAAAGTGTATTTGATCGAAGATAAAGCAGCTTTTTACGAAAAAGTGGAAGCGCTTCGCGGCATCGATTTTGTGTTTCAGGAGTTTATCGCTTCGAGCCGGGGCCGCGACATCCGCGTCAATATCGTTGGCGGCGAAATCGTCGCTTCGATGTACCGCCATTCGGAAACAGACTTCCGGGCGAATATCACAAACGGCGGGAAGGCGTCTCCTGTCGGGTTGACGGAAATCCAGAAACAGATGGCACTCGATGCGGCGGATGCTGTTGGCGCCGTTTTTGCCGGCGTGGATTTGTTGTTTGGTGAGAATGAGGAGCCGCTTGTGTGCGAAGTGAACGCAGCTGCCCACATCCGCAACATCCTGAATGTGACCGGCGTCAACGTGGCGGATGCCATGATCGCTTATATATTGGAGGACTTGCGATGA
- a CDS encoding AbrB family transcriptional regulator, producing MYIFLRTAGIAALAGWLFETLGIFLPWLLGPMFTILLISQFTSLKLFWPKSLRTTGLILLGVQIGSSFTRDAVLLMWLDLPYMAFMTISVVSLSIALGLLFKKMVNESLATSLLGSIPGGLAQMVVIAEDIPSANLTVVTMMQTIRIFMVVTIVPFLTVFLTGREQGELTVQTFTFAPVAVFVGLLVGVILYFGMKRIGFPAAEILAPILTLAIVQTVTGDILIDIPYWLTAFAQICIGASLGLQMEGIGDKLTVRLGTAIVLNNVLLISFTAFIAYLLARWLPDYIFLDFFLSAAPGGIAEMAITALATGGDVALITSFQLFRLFFILLVASPIVAYIVKKLDAKSGA from the coding sequence ATGTACATATTCTTAAGGACAGCCGGGATTGCCGCGCTTGCCGGCTGGCTGTTCGAAACGCTCGGCATTTTCTTGCCGTGGCTGCTCGGGCCGATGTTCACCATATTGCTGATCAGCCAATTTACGAGCCTCAAATTGTTTTGGCCCAAATCACTGCGCACGACTGGACTGATTCTACTCGGCGTCCAAATCGGTTCGTCGTTTACACGCGACGCAGTCTTATTGATGTGGTTGGACTTGCCGTATATGGCGTTCATGACGATTTCGGTTGTTTCCTTATCGATAGCGCTCGGCCTGTTATTCAAGAAAATGGTCAATGAAAGCTTGGCGACGAGCCTGCTTGGTTCGATTCCCGGAGGCCTTGCGCAGATGGTCGTCATCGCGGAAGACATCCCTTCGGCGAATCTCACCGTCGTAACGATGATGCAGACCATCCGGATTTTCATGGTGGTGACGATTGTTCCGTTTCTGACGGTGTTTCTTACCGGCAGGGAACAAGGCGAACTCACCGTGCAGACATTTACGTTTGCACCCGTAGCCGTTTTTGTCGGCTTACTCGTCGGTGTCATTTTGTACTTTGGAATGAAGCGCATTGGTTTCCCGGCTGCGGAAATCCTTGCGCCGATTTTGACGCTGGCCATTGTCCAGACAGTAACAGGGGATATCTTGATTGATATTCCGTACTGGCTGACTGCTTTTGCGCAAATTTGCATCGGGGCGAGCCTTGGCTTGCAGATGGAAGGGATTGGGGACAAGTTGACGGTGCGCCTGGGCACAGCGATCGTTCTCAACAATGTACTGCTCATCAGTTTTACGGCATTCATTGCCTACCTGTTGGCCAGATGGCTGCCGGATTATATCTTCCTGGATTTCTTTTTGAGTGCAGCACCTGGCGGCATTGCGGAAATGGCGATTACGGCGCTCGCGACCGGCGGGGATGTGGCGCTCATCACAAGTTTCCAATTGTTCCGGCTGTTTTTCATTTTGCTCGTGGCATCGCCGATTGTTGCCTATATTGTGAAAAAACTTGACGCTAAAAGCGGAGCTTGA
- a CDS encoding bifunctional folylpolyglutamate synthase/dihydrofolate synthase, producing MINGLNFYKNKWNIQTDASIKPGLQAITAALAELNNPHQNISFIHIAGTNGKGSTGAFLSAILHKHGLTVGNFFSPGIEDLHDQIQVDGKAVTEEDMDQAMSRLADIKTPLTDFELLTAAAFLVFEQKQPDIAIIEAGMGGRFDSTNVINPILSIITSISYEHTAFLGDTLENIAWHKAGIIKKWKPIIIGNLPEAAERVIRDEADALHAELIQPQKQINTELKLKGRHQKENAGLALEAAKEMLLLKFNHNLAETALASAFIPFRFEEVYPNLIMDGAHNEASVNALVDTIKEVYPDKKIQIVMALMKDKSYANILRQLETISDHFTFIDFDNERALPAKILFEESRSKIKTIITNCDILPVSKEEVVTIVTGSLYLLSALRNNHFNMFKNYQEPVE from the coding sequence ATGATAAATGGACTCAATTTCTATAAGAACAAGTGGAACATCCAAACAGATGCTTCGATCAAACCAGGTCTTCAAGCCATCACCGCCGCACTTGCGGAATTAAACAATCCTCATCAAAACATCAGCTTTATACATATCGCCGGAACGAATGGCAAAGGTTCGACCGGCGCTTTCCTATCCGCCATCCTGCACAAACACGGATTGACCGTGGGCAATTTCTTTTCGCCGGGAATCGAAGACCTGCACGACCAGATCCAGGTAGACGGCAAAGCGGTGACCGAAGAAGACATGGATCAAGCAATGTCCCGTTTGGCCGATATCAAAACTCCGCTGACCGATTTTGAATTGTTGACAGCTGCAGCGTTTTTGGTTTTTGAACAAAAACAACCGGATATCGCCATTATCGAAGCAGGGATGGGCGGACGGTTCGACAGCACGAACGTCATCAATCCGATACTATCGATCATCACATCGATTTCGTATGAACACACGGCTTTTTTAGGCGACACACTGGAAAATATTGCTTGGCACAAAGCTGGAATTATAAAAAAATGGAAACCGATCATCATCGGTAACTTGCCGGAAGCGGCGGAACGGGTCATCCGGGATGAAGCAGATGCCTTGCATGCCGAACTGATTCAGCCCCAAAAACAAATCAACACCGAATTGAAGCTGAAAGGCCGGCACCAAAAAGAAAATGCCGGCTTGGCGCTCGAAGCGGCGAAAGAAATGCTGCTGTTGAAATTCAACCACAACTTAGCGGAAACGGCACTGGCTTCGGCGTTCATCCCGTTCCGCTTTGAAGAAGTCTATCCGAATCTCATTATGGACGGCGCGCACAACGAAGCAAGCGTCAACGCGCTCGTTGACACCATAAAGGAAGTTTATCCCGATAAAAAAATTCAAATCGTCATGGCGCTGATGAAAGATAAATCATACGCCAACATCCTGCGCCAGCTGGAAACAATCAGCGACCATTTTACGTTCATCGACTTTGACAATGAACGTGCACTGCCTGCCAAAATTTTGTTTGAAGAAAGTAGAAGTAAAATAAAGACAATTATAACTAATTGTGATATATTACCTGTATCAAAAGAAGAGGTAGTGACAATAGTCACGGGCTCGCTTTACTTACTGTCCGCGCTTCGAAACAATCATTTCAACATGTTTAAGAACTACCAAGAACCTGTTGAATGA